A stretch of the Archangium violaceum genome encodes the following:
- the rsfS gene encoding ribosome silencing factor, which yields MATKKTTTKKAAAKKSAAKTPAARKKTAAKKGAVRKLPARKKSAAKKKALTPAAAPAPRAENPRAHALARKIGNLLSDKKASDIVILDVRGMTSYADYFVVASGESDRQVSAMAEHVLTNLKQTEDLRPIGHEGMETGQWVLLDFGEVVAHLFHTEARAHYDLEGLWADAAREKVA from the coding sequence ATGGCGACGAAGAAGACCACGACGAAGAAGGCAGCGGCGAAGAAGAGCGCGGCGAAGACGCCGGCCGCACGCAAGAAGACGGCGGCGAAGAAGGGCGCGGTCCGGAAGCTGCCCGCGCGCAAGAAGTCGGCCGCGAAGAAGAAGGCGCTCACCCCCGCGGCGGCCCCGGCGCCCCGCGCGGAGAACCCGCGAGCGCATGCGCTGGCGCGCAAGATTGGCAACCTGCTCTCGGACAAGAAGGCGTCGGACATCGTCATCCTCGACGTACGCGGGATGACGTCCTACGCGGACTACTTCGTGGTGGCCTCGGGCGAGAGCGACCGGCAGGTGTCCGCCATGGCGGAGCACGTGCTGACGAACCTCAAGCAGACGGAGGACCTGCGTCCCATCGGCCACGAGGGCATGGAGACGGGCCAGTGGGTGCTGCTGGACTTCGGCGAGGTGGTGGCGCACCTCTTCCACACCGAGGCGCGCGCCCACTATGACCTCGAGGGCCTCTGGGCGGACGCGGCGCGGGAGAAGGTGGCCTGA
- a CDS encoding 23S rRNA (pseudouridine(1915)-N(3))-methyltransferase RlmH, producing MKVRLLSIGRDRSGLYEPAVQEYASRLTHYTRFELLELPEAGGKKGKAGDARSAEAEAILARRKPQDLLVALDERGKLLDSVEFSRYVGRAQDGAKDLLLIIGGDEGLDERVRQSADLVLSLSKMTLPHRLARVVLVEQLYRAFTILKGEPYHK from the coding sequence CTGAAGGTCCGGCTCCTCTCCATCGGCAGGGATCGCTCGGGCCTCTACGAGCCCGCGGTCCAGGAGTACGCCTCGCGCCTGACCCACTACACCCGCTTCGAGCTGCTCGAGTTGCCCGAGGCGGGTGGGAAGAAGGGCAAGGCCGGGGACGCCAGGAGCGCCGAGGCCGAGGCCATCCTCGCGCGCCGCAAGCCGCAAGACCTGCTGGTGGCGCTCGACGAGCGGGGCAAGCTGCTGGACTCGGTGGAGTTCAGCCGCTACGTGGGCCGGGCGCAGGATGGCGCGAAGGACCTGCTGCTCATCATCGGCGGTGACGAGGGACTGGACGAGCGGGTGAGGCAGTCCGCGGACCTGGTCCTCTCGCTGTCGAAGATGACGCTGCCGCACCGGCTGGCGCGGGTGGTGCTGGTGGAGCAGCTCTACCGCGCCTTCACCATTCTCAAGGGCGAGCCGTACCACAAGTAG
- a CDS encoding histidine kinase dimerization/phospho-acceptor domain-containing protein, with protein MKAATGPRTLELEQTNARLTESLRQLQATQAKLLFADRLATIGQLAAGLGHEINNPLAFIIGNLDYVQQQMVRTAGTPTPEEHQELLETLADARDGAERVRLIALGGEISVESEVGRGSTFRVHLPVYEADEPRARASGALARGLISPYE; from the coding sequence ATGAAGGCAGCCACGGGGCCGCGCACGCTCGAGCTGGAGCAGACCAACGCCCGGCTCACCGAGAGCTTGCGGCAACTCCAGGCCACCCAGGCGAAACTCCTCTTCGCCGACCGGCTGGCGACCATCGGCCAGCTCGCGGCGGGCCTGGGTCATGAGATCAACAACCCGCTCGCGTTCATCATCGGCAACCTCGACTACGTGCAGCAGCAGATGGTCCGCACGGCGGGAACCCCCACGCCCGAGGAGCACCAGGAATTGCTCGAGACGCTCGCCGATGCGCGCGACGGAGCCGAACGCGTCCGGCTCATCGCGCTGGGCGGGGAGATCTCCGTGGAGAGCGAGGTGGGCCGGGGCTCCACCTTCCGCGTGCACCTGCCCGTGTACGAGGCTGACGAGCCGCGCGCGCGCGCGAGCGGAGCCCTCGCGCGCGGCCTGATATCCCCCTACGAGTGA
- a CDS encoding sensor histidine kinase has protein sequence MTLRSKVWLFVAVAIGLVFAMGVELFNGTRRGMHSRYHLSLIQDQIDIYGRMHGSTWPFVDALRHARRDGANIARVLLEQDRRMDQDFASLEKLVLQEAWLSRVEDKPSQEEQAHERIALLHDAQHRWVRRAEELARAMDEGGEVPPDAWWDLFQDFEEHVGEHLETAIVAERARMEELRRSWDKRSRLGNRLARLIPSVALMLVMGIALTILEPIQRSLRELHAGAERIGHGDFEHELPVKGEDELATLGRALNRMAAELRELLRDKQRYNTRLEETVRERTAELAAANARLEESLQQLHETQDQLLFADRLATVGRLAAGVGHEINNPLAYILGNLRYLQEELERTEGAPSEEERRELLSAISEAHAGAEHVRLIVQDLKVLSRQDDATHGPVELATVVRGAAKMAAHEIRPRARFVADCEGVPPVRGNGARLGQVLLNLLINAAHAIEPGHVERNEIRVVARESAPGRVTMEVSDTGIGIPPENLSRIFEPFFTTKPVGVGTGLGLSVCRNIITALSGELTVESEQGKGTTFRITLPIAEELDSPGQPA, from the coding sequence ATGACGTTGCGCTCGAAGGTGTGGCTGTTCGTGGCGGTGGCCATCGGCCTCGTCTTCGCCATGGGGGTGGAGCTCTTCAATGGAACCCGGCGGGGCATGCACTCCCGCTACCACCTGAGCCTCATCCAGGATCAGATCGACATCTACGGGCGGATGCACGGCAGCACCTGGCCCTTCGTGGATGCCCTGAGGCACGCGCGGCGGGACGGAGCGAACATCGCGCGCGTCCTCCTCGAGCAGGACAGGCGCATGGACCAGGACTTCGCGAGCCTCGAGAAGCTCGTGCTCCAGGAGGCATGGCTCTCGCGGGTGGAGGACAAGCCCTCGCAGGAGGAGCAGGCCCACGAGCGCATCGCCCTGCTCCATGACGCCCAGCACCGCTGGGTGAGACGCGCGGAGGAGCTCGCGCGCGCGATGGATGAAGGTGGGGAGGTACCTCCGGATGCGTGGTGGGACCTGTTCCAGGACTTCGAGGAGCACGTGGGCGAGCACCTCGAGACGGCCATCGTGGCGGAGCGTGCCAGGATGGAGGAGCTGCGACGCAGCTGGGACAAGCGCTCGCGGCTGGGCAACAGGCTGGCGCGGCTCATCCCCTCCGTGGCGCTCATGCTGGTGATGGGGATCGCCCTCACCATCCTGGAGCCCATCCAACGCTCCCTGCGCGAGCTGCACGCGGGCGCGGAGCGCATCGGGCATGGGGACTTCGAGCACGAGCTGCCCGTGAAGGGCGAGGACGAGCTCGCCACGCTGGGGCGCGCCTTGAACCGGATGGCCGCCGAGCTGCGCGAGCTGCTGCGCGACAAGCAGCGTTACAACACCCGCCTGGAGGAGACGGTGCGCGAACGCACCGCCGAGCTGGCCGCGGCCAACGCCCGGTTGGAGGAGAGCCTCCAGCAGCTCCACGAGACCCAGGACCAGTTGCTCTTCGCGGATCGGCTCGCCACCGTCGGCCGGCTCGCGGCGGGCGTGGGTCATGAAATCAACAATCCGCTCGCCTACATCCTCGGCAACCTCCGCTACCTCCAGGAGGAACTGGAGCGGACGGAGGGAGCCCCCTCCGAGGAGGAGCGGCGGGAGCTGCTCTCGGCCATCTCCGAGGCCCACGCGGGCGCCGAGCACGTCCGGCTCATCGTGCAGGACCTCAAGGTGCTCTCCCGCCAGGACGACGCCACCCACGGCCCGGTGGAGCTGGCCACGGTGGTGCGCGGCGCCGCCAAGATGGCCGCCCACGAAATCCGCCCCCGCGCGCGCTTCGTCGCGGACTGTGAGGGCGTGCCCCCGGTACGCGGCAACGGGGCGCGCCTGGGCCAGGTGCTCCTCAACCTGCTCATCAACGCGGCGCACGCCATCGAACCGGGCCATGTGGAGCGGAACGAAATCCGCGTGGTGGCGCGGGAGAGCGCCCCCGGCCGCGTCACGATGGAGGTGAGCGACACCGGAATCGGCATTCCGCCGGAAAACCTCTCGCGCATCTTCGAGCCGTTCTTCACCACCAAGCCGGTCGGCGTGGGCACGGGGCTGGGCCTGTCGGTGTGCCGCAACATCATCACCGCCCTCTCGGGTGAGCTCACCGTCGAAAGTGAACAGGGCAAGGGGACCACCTTCCGCATCACCCTGCCCATCGCCGAGGAGCTCGATTCTCCGGGCCAGCCGGCCTGA
- a CDS encoding RNA ligase RtcB family protein: MNPSPHVRVIASPQSWVEGEAIRQLEAASRLPGMRSAVGLPDLHPGKGAPVGAAFASEGIFYPFLVGNDIGCGMGLWELDLPARKAKPERWAARLELDGPWEGNTDAVLADMGVKPCGFEAALGTVGGGNHFAEVQRVDAVHDAGTFTALGLEPARLLLLVHSGSRGLGEAILRAHVDRHGTGGLAEDSDEARRYLERHDHAVAWARANRATIAGRMMQGIAAGGRRVLDVCHNSVTPKEYEGHTCWLHRKGAAPSDQGPVVIPGSRGSLSYLVQPVGDGAGHAHSLAHGAGRKWTRSSARERMRERFTPEALTRTSFKSHVICEDRDLLFEEAPPAYKAIDRVVGDLVDAGLVRVVATLAPVLTYKTRSRRE, from the coding sequence ATGAACCCCTCTCCTCACGTCCGTGTCATCGCCTCGCCCCAGTCGTGGGTGGAGGGTGAAGCCATCCGCCAGCTCGAGGCCGCCTCACGACTTCCCGGCATGCGCTCCGCGGTGGGCCTGCCAGACCTGCACCCAGGCAAGGGAGCACCGGTGGGTGCCGCGTTCGCCTCCGAGGGCATCTTCTATCCCTTCCTGGTGGGCAACGACATCGGCTGTGGGATGGGGTTGTGGGAATTGGACCTGCCCGCGCGCAAGGCGAAGCCGGAGCGCTGGGCGGCGAGGCTGGAGCTGGATGGACCGTGGGAGGGCAACACGGACGCCGTGCTCGCCGACATGGGCGTGAAGCCCTGCGGCTTCGAGGCGGCGCTCGGCACGGTGGGTGGTGGCAACCACTTCGCCGAGGTGCAACGGGTGGACGCGGTGCACGACGCCGGCACCTTCACCGCGCTGGGGCTGGAGCCGGCTCGCCTCCTGCTGCTCGTCCACTCCGGCTCACGAGGATTGGGCGAGGCCATCCTGCGAGCACACGTGGACCGGCATGGCACCGGAGGGCTCGCGGAGGACTCGGACGAGGCGCGACGCTACCTCGAGCGGCATGACCATGCCGTGGCCTGGGCGCGGGCCAATCGCGCCACCATCGCCGGCCGGATGATGCAGGGCATCGCGGCCGGGGGACGACGGGTGCTCGATGTCTGCCACAACAGCGTCACTCCGAAGGAGTACGAGGGCCACACGTGCTGGCTGCACCGCAAGGGCGCCGCGCCCTCGGACCAGGGGCCGGTGGTGATTCCCGGCAGCCGTGGCTCGCTGAGCTACCTGGTGCAGCCGGTGGGCGACGGCGCGGGCCACGCCCACAGCCTGGCTCACGGAGCCGGCCGCAAGTGGACGCGCTCCAGTGCCCGTGAGCGGATGCGCGAGCGCTTCACCCCCGAGGCCCTCACCCGCACCTCCTTCAAGAGTCATGTCATCTGCGAGGACCGCGACCTGCTCTTCGAGGAGGCTCCTCCCGCGTACAAGGCCATCGACCGCGTGGTGGGGGACCTCGTGGACGCCGGGCTCGTGCGCGTGGTGGCGACACTCGCCCCCGTGCTCACCTACAAGACGCGTAGCCGGCGCGAGTGA
- a CDS encoding ComF family protein has product MLQELIELLYPPACIACAKVMPVRAPFCETCDLAVERLPTSRCRTCAEPGSFPGDTCPRCRASPPPFSRAWAPFAHEGPIARAIHRFKYEDHPELAPTLAELLASECRQFLSRAPGLLVALPLHDKRFRERKYDQAQLLAGGLARATGREAPVGLLSRARETRRQVGLSEAERAHNVAGAFTASPSVAGQDILLVDDVLTTGATVRAAAIALREAGATRVEVLTLARAFSLT; this is encoded by the coding sequence GTGCTCCAGGAGTTGATCGAGCTGCTCTATCCGCCCGCGTGCATCGCCTGTGCGAAGGTGATGCCCGTGCGCGCGCCCTTCTGCGAGACGTGTGATCTCGCCGTGGAGCGGCTCCCGACCTCGCGCTGCCGCACCTGCGCCGAGCCCGGTTCCTTCCCCGGAGACACCTGCCCGCGCTGCCGCGCCTCGCCCCCACCCTTCTCCCGAGCCTGGGCCCCCTTCGCCCACGAGGGCCCCATCGCCCGCGCCATCCACCGCTTCAAGTACGAGGACCACCCGGAGCTCGCCCCCACCCTCGCGGAACTGCTCGCCTCCGAGTGCCGTCAGTTCCTCTCCCGGGCCCCCGGCCTGCTCGTCGCGCTCCCCCTCCATGACAAGCGCTTCCGCGAGCGCAAGTACGACCAGGCCCAGCTCCTGGCGGGCGGGCTGGCCCGAGCCACCGGCCGCGAGGCCCCCGTGGGACTCCTCTCCCGAGCCCGTGAGACCCGGCGGCAGGTGGGACTCTCCGAAGCCGAGCGCGCCCACAACGTGGCCGGTGCCTTCACCGCCTCCCCGTCCGTGGCCGGTCAGGACATCCTGCTCGTGGACGACGTGCTCACCACCGGCGCCACCGTCCGTGCCGCGGCCATCGCGCTCCGCGAGGCCGGCGCCACCCGTGTCGAGGTCCTCACCCTCGCCCGCGCCTTCTCCCTCACCTAG
- a CDS encoding DUF3857 domain-containing protein: MSRTPRLAALSRTTWLVALLAFACPLLTRAASETSATLAREQAAEALRLAPTPRGTAQLLRLHALANDLEDLTPLVKTYGEVISRRNSDSGARATAHFLLMDLERSRGRMQRAAELQDALGFIGDYYVVGGFDNEGKSGCDKDFGPEAATLDLSANYPGAKGREVSWRRLAVGPTEGYVDLGTAVRPNREAVAYALTWLEAPAETRVALGVGTSGAFRLWVNGEKVATSDNYNVPRPDQSRVSVRLRKGLNRVLLKVCQESGPLGFYLRRDPPARLRVTLPATVPALTKGPSAAPQVLPTITSTMKDAVARAPEDARLRGEYATVLDFFRAFDEREHTATVEAGRAARAAPQDVRLQLLAADAHRDDLNLRRAFLEAAVRADPTSLQARVALAEHELERGHPERVIELLEPMVELVPDSAAARLTLARAHEALGESARAHMMVEEALQKLPRIPRVVRAAANSARVLDRPQDAVARLRVALALRYDDRASRSLLASLLADMGQVEAAAREYAQLLVLDPSDNATRLKLAELRAANGQLDAATTLFAEARALSPDEPEVYEREGRALLSSGRHEEALAAFERSLALRPQNPALKEAVRTLKGESASAGTEYLTDFKGLVKEADGYTNEDAVYLVDTTYVRVQKSGLSGRLHQFAVKVLNARGVEAFRSYPITYSPDRQEVRILRARITKEDGSVVDSHGESDRNINEPWTGMYYDARAKVLSFPGLAPGDVLELQYRLDDTAQENLLSDYWGDVESVQGVYPKVHYQFLVDMPRERPLYWNEKKLPGVKHTRKDVEGERVLYSWGARHVAKVVPEPGMPGWAEVAANLHVSTYRTWDEVGRYWWGLVRDQLTPNDELRRTVDTVLQGVDREDQQAVVRAIYNFVVTNTRYVALEFGIHGFKPYRVDRVLSRRFGDCKDKASLIHSMLKVAGVDSRLVLLRMRDLGSIGEEPASLAAFNHAIVYVPQFDLYLDGTAEFHGARELPSADRVANVLVVEPGGKASFLTTPEARPEDNASRLSMSMTLRPDGSADVTGASTVGGQMAPEYRRAYRAVASRKSTFERSWAQSFPGLTVHDVKLNDTTRLDDDVQLDFRMAIPRFAEASPGLLRFLPFGTGRAYTQSYASLAERRFDLVMNSPWVNSFTFRYTLPQGYSVAELPPNQQEETPFGRVRLTYRQEGNQLICDGEVAITAARVKADDYAAFRAFLGRVDQGFSRKVTLRGPASPTAER; this comes from the coding sequence ATGTCCCGTACCCCACGGCTCGCCGCGCTGTCGCGCACCACCTGGCTCGTCGCCCTGCTCGCGTTCGCCTGCCCGCTGCTCACCCGGGCCGCCTCCGAGACCAGCGCCACCCTCGCCCGGGAGCAGGCCGCGGAAGCACTGAGGCTTGCCCCCACCCCGCGTGGCACGGCCCAGCTCCTCCGGCTGCATGCCCTCGCCAATGACCTCGAGGATCTCACCCCCCTGGTGAAGACCTATGGCGAGGTCATCTCCCGGCGGAACAGCGACTCCGGCGCCCGTGCCACCGCGCACTTCCTGCTGATGGACCTGGAGCGCTCCCGTGGCCGGATGCAGCGCGCCGCCGAGTTGCAGGACGCCCTGGGCTTCATCGGCGACTACTACGTCGTCGGCGGCTTCGACAACGAGGGCAAGTCCGGCTGCGACAAGGACTTCGGCCCCGAGGCGGCCACGCTGGACCTGTCCGCCAACTACCCGGGCGCCAAGGGCCGCGAGGTATCCTGGCGCCGGCTCGCCGTCGGCCCCACGGAGGGCTACGTCGACCTGGGTACCGCGGTGCGCCCCAACCGCGAGGCCGTGGCCTATGCCCTCACCTGGCTGGAGGCCCCGGCCGAGACGCGCGTGGCGCTCGGCGTAGGCACCTCCGGCGCCTTCCGCCTGTGGGTGAACGGGGAGAAGGTCGCCACCAGCGACAACTACAACGTGCCCCGCCCGGACCAGTCGCGCGTCTCCGTGCGGCTGCGCAAGGGCCTCAACCGCGTCCTCCTCAAGGTGTGCCAGGAGTCGGGTCCGCTCGGCTTCTACCTGCGAAGGGATCCTCCCGCGCGCCTGCGCGTCACCCTGCCCGCCACCGTCCCCGCCCTCACCAAGGGCCCCTCCGCCGCGCCCCAGGTGCTGCCCACCATCACCTCCACCATGAAGGACGCGGTGGCCCGGGCGCCCGAGGACGCGCGGCTGCGCGGTGAGTACGCCACGGTGCTCGACTTCTTCCGCGCCTTCGACGAGCGCGAACACACCGCCACCGTGGAGGCCGGCCGCGCCGCCCGAGCCGCGCCCCAGGACGTGCGGCTGCAACTGCTCGCCGCCGACGCCCACCGCGACGACCTCAACCTGCGCCGCGCCTTCCTCGAGGCCGCCGTCCGCGCCGACCCCACCTCCCTCCAGGCCCGCGTGGCGCTCGCCGAGCACGAGCTGGAGCGCGGCCACCCCGAGCGCGTCATCGAGCTGCTCGAGCCCATGGTGGAGCTGGTTCCGGACTCGGCCGCCGCCCGCCTCACGCTCGCCCGGGCCCACGAGGCGCTCGGCGAGTCCGCCCGCGCGCACATGATGGTGGAGGAGGCGCTCCAGAAGCTGCCGCGCATCCCCCGCGTGGTGCGCGCCGCCGCCAACTCCGCCCGGGTCCTGGATCGCCCCCAGGACGCCGTGGCCCGGCTGCGCGTGGCCCTGGCGCTGCGATATGACGACCGCGCCAGCCGCTCCCTGCTGGCCTCGCTGCTGGCGGACATGGGCCAGGTGGAGGCCGCCGCGCGCGAGTACGCGCAGCTGCTCGTCCTGGACCCCTCCGACAACGCCACCCGCCTCAAGCTCGCGGAGCTGCGCGCCGCCAATGGCCAGCTCGACGCGGCCACCACCCTCTTCGCCGAGGCCCGCGCCCTCTCCCCGGACGAGCCCGAGGTGTACGAGCGCGAGGGCCGCGCGCTGCTGTCCTCCGGCCGCCACGAGGAGGCCCTGGCCGCCTTCGAGCGCTCGCTGGCGCTGCGCCCGCAGAACCCCGCCCTCAAGGAGGCCGTGCGCACCCTCAAGGGCGAGTCCGCCAGCGCGGGCACGGAGTACCTCACGGACTTCAAGGGCCTGGTGAAGGAGGCCGACGGCTACACCAACGAGGACGCCGTGTACCTCGTGGACACCACCTACGTGCGCGTGCAGAAGAGCGGCCTGTCCGGCCGGCTGCACCAGTTCGCCGTGAAGGTGCTCAACGCCCGAGGCGTGGAGGCCTTCCGCTCCTACCCCATCACCTACTCGCCGGACCGCCAGGAGGTGCGGATTCTGCGCGCCCGCATCACCAAGGAAGATGGCTCCGTGGTGGACAGCCATGGCGAGAGCGACCGCAACATCAACGAGCCCTGGACGGGCATGTACTACGACGCCCGCGCCAAGGTGCTCTCCTTCCCCGGGCTCGCCCCCGGGGACGTGCTGGAGCTGCAGTACCGCCTGGACGACACCGCCCAGGAGAACCTCCTGTCGGACTACTGGGGCGACGTGGAGAGCGTGCAGGGCGTCTACCCCAAGGTGCACTACCAGTTCCTCGTGGACATGCCCAGGGAGCGGCCCCTCTACTGGAACGAGAAGAAGCTGCCCGGCGTGAAGCACACCCGCAAGGACGTGGAGGGTGAGCGCGTCCTCTACAGCTGGGGCGCCAGGCACGTGGCCAAGGTGGTGCCCGAGCCCGGCATGCCCGGCTGGGCCGAGGTCGCCGCCAACCTCCACGTCTCCACCTACCGCACCTGGGACGAGGTGGGCCGCTACTGGTGGGGCCTCGTCCGCGACCAGCTCACCCCCAATGACGAGCTGCGCCGCACCGTGGACACCGTCCTCCAGGGCGTGGACCGCGAGGATCAGCAGGCGGTGGTGCGCGCCATCTACAACTTCGTGGTGACGAACACGCGCTACGTGGCGCTCGAGTTCGGCATCCACGGCTTCAAGCCCTACCGGGTGGACCGGGTGCTGTCGCGCCGCTTCGGCGACTGCAAGGACAAGGCGAGCCTCATCCACTCCATGCTGAAGGTGGCGGGCGTGGACAGCCGCCTGGTGCTGCTGCGCATGCGCGACCTGGGCTCCATCGGCGAGGAGCCGGCGAGCCTGGCGGCCTTCAACCACGCCATCGTCTACGTGCCCCAGTTCGACCTGTACCTGGACGGCACCGCCGAGTTCCACGGCGCGCGCGAGCTGCCCAGCGCGGACCGCGTGGCCAACGTGCTGGTGGTGGAGCCCGGCGGCAAGGCCTCCTTCCTCACCACGCCCGAGGCCCGCCCCGAGGACAACGCCTCCCGCCTCTCCATGAGCATGACGCTGCGGCCGGACGGCTCCGCCGACGTGACGGGCGCCTCCACCGTGGGCGGGCAGATGGCCCCCGAGTACCGCCGCGCCTACCGCGCCGTGGCCTCGCGCAAGTCCACCTTCGAGCGCTCCTGGGCCCAGAGCTTCCCCGGCCTCACCGTGCACGACGTGAAGCTCAACGACACCACCCGCCTGGATGACGACGTGCAGCTGGACTTCCGCATGGCCATCCCCCGCTTCGCCGAGGCCTCCCCCGGCCTGCTGCGCTTCCTCCCCTTCGGCACCGGCCGCGCCTACACCCAGTCCTACGCCTCGCTCGCCGAGCGCCGCTTCGACCTGGTGATGAACAGCCCCTGGGTCAACAGCTTCACCTTCCGCTACACCCTGCCCCAGGGCTACAGCGTCGCCGAGCTCCCGCCCAACCAGCAGGAGGAGACGCCCTTCGGCCGGGTGCGCCTCACCTACCGCCAGGAGGGCAACCAGCTCATCTGCGACGGCGAGGTGGCCATCACCGCCGCCCGGGTGAAGGCGGATGACTACGCGGCCTTCCGCGCCTTCCTCGGCCGGGTCGACCAGGGCTTCTCGCGCAAGGTCACCCTGCGCGGGCCCGCCTCTCCCACCGCGGAGCGCTGA
- the pfp gene encoding diphosphate--fructose-6-phosphate 1-phosphotransferase, translating into MKKLAIVVAGGPAPGINSVIGAATIRARLSGVEVIGIQDGFKWLAEGDSSHVVPLTIEDTSRIHFRGGSYIGISRANPTRTPEHLQRTLDGLDRLGVGMLITIGGDGTATLAQIISEKTRGKIRVVHVPKTIDNDIDLPHDTSTFGFQTARHVGVEIVKNLMVDAKTTSRWYFVIAQGRKAGHLALSIGKAVGATVSLIPEEFRGKKIPFSTAVDILAGSVIKRLSYGRPDGIALIAEGLADCIDPEDLARHTELPRDHMGNIHVAEINLGEILEKGVKERLAALGIKATLIPKYIGYEVRCADPIPFDMEYTRDLGHCAARYIIEGGTEAVVSMVNGRFHPITFQEMKDPATGRPRVRMVDIDSDRYKIARSFMLRLKRQDFDKPEELARFAAVAHLTPETFRDQFFHLVKDEPRIAADVGFGTIVSPGEPTGGPVR; encoded by the coding sequence ATGAAGAAGCTCGCCATCGTCGTCGCCGGGGGGCCGGCCCCGGGCATCAACAGCGTGATTGGAGCGGCCACCATCCGGGCCCGGCTCTCGGGAGTGGAGGTCATCGGCATCCAGGATGGGTTCAAGTGGCTCGCCGAGGGCGACAGCTCCCATGTCGTCCCCCTGACCATCGAGGACACCAGCCGCATCCACTTCCGCGGCGGCTCGTACATCGGCATCTCCCGCGCCAACCCCACCCGGACCCCCGAGCACCTCCAGCGCACGCTGGATGGGTTGGATCGGCTCGGCGTGGGCATGCTCATCACCATCGGGGGTGATGGCACCGCCACCCTGGCGCAGATCATCTCGGAGAAGACCCGGGGGAAGATCCGCGTGGTGCACGTCCCCAAGACGATCGACAACGACATCGATCTGCCCCACGACACGAGCACCTTCGGTTTCCAGACCGCGCGCCATGTCGGAGTGGAGATCGTGAAGAACCTGATGGTCGACGCGAAGACCACCTCGCGCTGGTACTTCGTCATCGCCCAGGGACGGAAGGCGGGGCACCTCGCCCTGTCGATCGGCAAGGCGGTGGGGGCGACCGTCTCCCTCATCCCCGAGGAGTTCCGCGGGAAGAAGATTCCCTTCTCCACCGCGGTGGACATCCTCGCCGGCTCGGTCATCAAGCGGCTGTCCTACGGCCGTCCGGATGGCATCGCCCTCATCGCCGAGGGCCTCGCCGACTGCATCGACCCCGAGGACCTGGCCCGGCACACGGAGCTGCCGCGAGACCACATGGGCAACATCCACGTGGCGGAGATCAACCTGGGAGAAATCCTCGAGAAGGGCGTGAAGGAGCGGCTCGCGGCCCTCGGCATCAAGGCCACGCTCATCCCCAAGTACATCGGCTACGAGGTGCGCTGCGCCGACCCCATCCCCTTCGACATGGAGTACACGCGCGATCTCGGCCACTGCGCGGCCCGCTACATCATCGAGGGGGGCACCGAGGCGGTGGTCTCCATGGTCAATGGTCGGTTCCACCCCATCACCTTCCAGGAGATGAAGGATCCGGCGACGGGGCGGCCCCGGGTGCGGATGGTGGACATCGACTCGGACCGCTACAAGATTGCCCGGAGCTTCATGCTCCGGCTCAAGCGGCAGGACTTCGACAAGCCGGAGGAACTGGCCCGGTTCGCCGCGGTCGCCCATCTGACGCCGGAGACCTTCCGTGACCAGTTCTTCCACCTGGTGAAGGACGAGCCGCGGATCGCCGCCGATGTGGGGTTCGGAACCATCGTCAGCCCGGGAGAGCCCACGGGAGGTCCGGTTCGCTAA
- a CDS encoding DUF2087 domain-containing protein encodes MSEGGRGRTPIVGERSWHPECPSVSEKLARYLDAEGRLKGWPSKRTDQLEALCYPTSRLPDGTEWSERGLNELLKALHTFGDWALLRRDLYDARLLDRSPDGRRYWKVLPA; translated from the coding sequence ATGTCGGAGGGCGGGCGAGGGAGGACCCCCATCGTCGGGGAGAGGTCATGGCACCCCGAGTGTCCCTCCGTCTCCGAGAAGCTCGCCCGCTACCTGGATGCCGAGGGCCGGCTGAAGGGCTGGCCCTCCAAGCGAACGGATCAGCTCGAGGCCCTGTGCTATCCGACGTCCCGACTCCCGGACGGCACGGAGTGGAGCGAGCGGGGTCTCAATGAGCTGCTGAAGGCCCTGCACACCTTCGGTGATTGGGCACTCCTGCGCCGCGACCTCTACGACGCGCGCCTGCTCGATCGCTCGCCGGATGGCCGACGGTACTGGAAGGTCCTCCCCGCCTAG